catcccacgagtgaacaggctaattgggaacaggtgggtgccatgattgggtgtaaaagcagcttactcagtcgttcacaaacaaggacggggcgagagtcaccactttgtcaacaaatgcgtgagcaaattgtttgagaacaacatttctcaagcagctattgcaaggaatttaaggatttcaccatctgcgctCCGTAATattgtcaaaaggttcagagaatctggaaaaatcactgcatgtaagcgatgatattacagacctccgatccctcaggcggtactgcattaaaacgtgacatcagtgtgtaaaggatatcgccacatgggctcgggaacacttcagaaaaccactgtcagtaactacacctgtaagtgcaagttaaagctctacgacgcaaagccaaaaccatttatcaacaacacccggaaacgccgccggcttcgctgggccctgagctcatctaagatggactgatgcaaagtggaaaagtgttctgtggtctgacgagtccatccatctattttctaccgcttgtccctttgaccCAGGACTATAAAAGCGAAGAGAAAGCAGGACCAGAATCCCCCGCGGGTGACTTCCTTTTTAAAACTATTTTACAAACCTcttcttttaactgttttacaaccttttccgTGTaatgtttacgaccttttcttttgaactgttctgtaaccaaaggcaacgctgtttacgacccacgtcCCTCTGGAAgcagctgtggtcatgtggtTGGGAAAGTCAAATAAAGGGGGAGTTGTACAATCTTTCGCCGGAGCGTGCTGGAGattgtacaagggtacagtgtccaGGCGACGCTCCTCaatattgagccaaattgaattctgtctctgtttgattctttacttcttgtcttgtttaatagatgccatcagtgtttaaacctgacagttTACGAgccccctccctttagaaacaaCTGATGCATATAAAAGAGGCGGTGTATAATTCTCTTGTCAGatcgtggtggaagactgtacaagacGTTGCTCCTCATTAAGcgaaattgaatcctgtctctgtttaattctttgctttttgtcttgtttataAGATGTCATcgggtttgaacctgacactctaCCCATCATCATCAATCTTaattgcagaccttaagatccatttaacatataaaaaacacaatacaaaacattaaaacacaatacaataaaacattttaaaaacaacataaagcccaaatgtcagtttttaacatacaaacatgtgtgccaatggttccacagtccactctactgtgcaaagcaaaagccacttaacaacacacaaaaacggcatcagtgtgtaaaggatatcaccacatgggctcgggaacacttcagaaaaccactgtcagtaactacagttggtcgctacatctgtaagtgcaagctaaaactctactatgcaaaaccaaagccatttatcaacaacacccggaaatgctgccggcttcgctgggcccagagctcatctaagatggactgatgcaaagtggaaaagtattctgtggtcttgacgagtccacattttagaaaccgtggacgtcgtgtccttcggagtaaagaggaaaagaaccatccggactgttataggcccTGTTAAATGCAAATGTGCCaccatttttgcaatgtgtttctgccattaaattctaagttgctgattatttgcacaaacatGTAGGTTTCACAGttccaacgttaaatatcttgtctttgcagtctattcaattgaatataggttgaaaatgatttgtatgtgggggcggtatagctcggttggtagagtggccgtgccagcaacttgagggttgcaggttcgattcccgcttccgccatcctagtcactgccgttgtgtccttgggcaagacactttacccacgtgctcccagtgccacccacactggtttaaatgtaacttagatattgggtttcactatgtaaggcgctttgagtcactagagaaaagcgctatataaatataattcacttcactattctgtttttatttacgaatatcatgttagacccgggcCCTATATAAATAGCCAtaaatctgtcaatcctttccgtgtccgggccaggtaaggttccccgtgttgaggcggcgtacacctgtccagggtgtacgccgccttccgcccgtttgtagctgagataggcaccagcgccccccgcgactactaagggaataagcggtagaaaaatggatggatggatgttagacccccttgacatccattgctttcggtctcccctgtggttcggcgggggggttgcccacatatgcggtcctttccaaggtttctcatcgtcctcattgtcactgtcaccgacgtcccactggggtgagtttttccttgcacttatgtgggctctgtaccgaggatgtcgttgtggtttgtgaagccctttgagacacttgtgattcagggctatataaataaatattgattgattgattgatcggggattgaattacacaacatgccaacttcactggttttgcatATATTTGCCGTTTGTCATGTAAATGTAAATGAGTTCAGTTCTCACCTGACGAAGAAGATGAGGCCGTTGAGGGTCACCGTTTTCGGGGTGAAGGACCACGGCGGCAGCTGTCCGCAATTGACGATGGACCAGCGCTTGGCGTCCGGGTCGTAGCTCTGCACGGCCATGGTGTCCTCGCCGGCCAGACAGCCGATGGCGTAGAGGCGCCCGCCGCAGGTGGCGGTGGAGCAGTTGTCCATGGCGTGCAGCATGGGCGGCAGGGCCTCCCAGCAGTCCAGCGTGTGGTCGTAGCGCTCGGTGCTGTCCGACCCCACCACGTGCAGCTGGCCCTTCAGCACGCACGAGCTGTGGTACTCGCGCGCCTTCAGCATGGGCGACACCTCCGTCCACTCGTTCACGCTCGACTTGTAGCGCCACACGCCGTCGTAGAGGCGCGGGCCGTCGGAACCGCCTGGCGGAGGAGGCGACAGCGTGCGGTGAGacaattatttgtttatttgaaggacaatgtgcagttacattaaaaaagatggctgcaccagacttagcactagggttgtacggtataccggtactagtatagtaccacaatactaatgaatcatattcggtactataccgcctctaaaaaagtaccggGCCACCCaccccctcccttttttttttttaaaacaggcaCGATGACGGTGCGTCGTCATGtgctgacattgctggttttacaagcggaggagcatgttcggccgcgcacgcacacagagtacttacaagcagacacaatgtgtagaccaggggtcaccaacctttttgaaaccaagagctactttttaggtactgattaatgtgaagggctaccagtttgatacacacttaaataaattgccagaaatagccaatttgctcaatttacctttaataaataaatctatatatatatatattaaaaaaatgggtatttctgtctgtcattccgccgtacatttttttttccttttacggacgtttttttgtagagaataaatgatgaaaaaaacacttaattgaacggtttaaaagaggagaaaacaggaaaaaaatacaaatacaattttgaaacattgtttatcttcaatttcaaacctttaaaattcaatattcaaccattaaaaagaagagaaaaactagctaattcaaatcttttttaaaaagtaaaaaaattaatttatggaacttcattagtcatttttcttcattaggattaattttaaaattttgatgacatgttttaaataggttaaaatccaatctccactttgttagaatatataacaaaaaggagcaagctatatttctaacaaagacaaatcgttatttcttctagattttccagaacaaaaattttaaaagaaattcaaaagactttgaaattagatttacatttgattctaaagatttttctagaattgccagaatattttttttgaattttaatcataataagtttgaagaaatatttcacaaatatttttggtcgaaaaaacaaaagctaaaatgaagaattaaattaaaatgtatttattattctttacaataaaaaaaaaaaaatacttgaacattgatctaaattatcaggaaagaagaggaaggaatttgaaaggtaaaaaggtttatgtgtttaaaaatcttaaaatcctttttaaggttgtattttttctctaaaattgtctttctgaaagttataataggcaaagtaaaaaaataaatgaatttatttgaacaagtgaagaccaagtctttaaaatattttctaagattttcaaattgtatttgagttttgtctctcttagaattaaaaatgtcgaacaaagcgagaccagcttgctagtaaataaatacaatttaaaaaatagaggcagttcactggtaagtgttgctatttgagctatttttagaacaagccagcgagcgacttatctggtccttacgggcgacctggtgcccgcgggcaccgcgttggtgacccctggcgtagacggaaaagggagaacggacgcattttggcctaaaaagtaaCGATAGAgataaagttataacactgaaacgccctcaggcgCATCGTCATGTGCTGACATTAcatttacaagcagaggagcatgttcggcagcgcgcacacacagtacttacaagcagacacagtgtgtagacagaaaagggagaacggacgcattttggcctaaaaagtaaCGATAAATATGAAGTTACAACACTGAagcgccctcaggaagaggtactttaagacatggctagctgactagcagtctgcagtgttttagctacttcttaaaggcctactgaaagccactactacagaccacgcagtctgatggtttatgtatcaatgatgaaatattaacattgcaacacatgccaatacggcctttttagttgaatTTTAATTAGttaatttaaaatttcgcgcggaagtatcacgctaaaacgttgcggtatgatgacgcgtgcgcgtgatgtcacgcattgtagaggacattttggtccagcaccgttcacagctatatgtcgtctcttttcatcgcataattccacagtattatggacatctgtgttgctgaatcttttgctatttgttcaattaataatggagacgtcaaagaagaaagatgtaggtgggaagcggtgtattgcggccgcctttagcaatacaaacacagccggcgtttccttgtttacattcccgaaagatgacggtgaagctttattatggaacagagcggtcaagtgaacatgtgtttaatagcgcactgctgtgtttggatggagacaggtgtggacaatattgaagacacctgtgaGGGGGTGTCTAGTGGCGTACTGAAAAAGGCAAGAATTCCatagtgttttcagatcaacttaggCGATGCGTATTGAAGGTGTTGTGCTTGAGGtgggtctcccaaagctttggaataaaatgtcaaactacctattctgtctgggattcatttaaaatcagcttatgtgtcatcaaaagaacttggggttgaccagcaacttaaatcccctcagaggaacatctggtccaaacgcaacaatacTTACTAGTATAGGCATGGAAAGATTGTAGCTGAAACATAAATTATTGGCAAATTTTTATGTTagcttaaaataaaaaattaaaatttctaaatatttttggggggaatactGGCAGAAAAGAAAAGCTTGAGACTCAGAGCTGACTTTACCTACATGCAAATAAATGGGCGTAATAAAATAGTGCTTAATTAAGTATATATTGAAATATGTGTACTTCAATAGTTGCTGTTTATGGCAGCCCGATTAGGCAGCAAACTAGTAAGGCTTGGAGCTTACTAACAGCGTtccaaaataaatatgtatttcgcCATAAGACCGACTTGTGTGTTACGTAACCCTGCAGTTATTTGAGTGAGCGGTGGAGCGAGCCAAAGCTGCTACGGTTACGTGAACGTATTAGTGTCCTGCAGGAGTCCACAGCAAAAAGGTTTGAGATGTTTCCTCCGAAGGGAAACGCGGTTGACGGCCGCAGTGATGGAAGTCTTGGCAGCACAACGTGTCCTGCTTCACTTTGACACCGTCGCCCACAAGGCTGTGGAAATTTACAGTACGCTGAAACGAACTGAAATGTCGCTGGTTTTTGTTTGTAACTTTTCTGCGTGTGCACCTTAATTTTGGATTTCACACACTGATAATAATCAAGATGTTTTTGTGGGACTCCACCGTTGAAAGTGTGAAGGTGACCATAATCAGACAAGATTTAAtacgtatatacagtacaggccaaaagagtgtgcaaagcagggtggttattttgaagaaactacaatataaaacatgttttcagttatttcacctctttttgttaagtacataactccacgtgtgttcattcatagtttccatgtgacaatctacaatgtaaatagtcatgaaaataaagaaaacgcattgaatgagaaagtgtgtccaaacttttggcctgtactgtttgtacattttttttttaaatttgatttattttttattttgtcctgtccagttacTCAGGCCAATtatgttgttgatgtagatggtacaaaccccgtttccctatgagttgggaaattgtgttacatgtaaatataaacagaatacaatgatttgcaaatccttttcaacccatattcaattgaatgcactacaaagacaagatatttgatgttcaaactcatacatttttttatattttgcaaataataacctaGAATTTTatagctgcaacatgtgccaaagtagttgggaaagggcatgttcaccgctgtattacatcaccttttcttttaacaacactcaaacgtttgggaactgaggaaactaattgttgaagctttgaaagtggaattctttcccattcttgttttatgtagagcttcagtcgttcaacagtccggggtcttgttgtcgtattttacgcttcataatgcgccacacattttcgatggcagacaggtctggactgcaggcaggccaggaaagtacccgcagtctttttttacgaagccacgctgctgtaacacgtgctgaatgtggcttggcattgtcttgctgaaataagcaggggcccatccatcctttttctaccgcttattcccttttggggtcgaggggggcgctggcgcctatctcagctacaagcgggcggaaggcgaggtacaccctggacaagtcgccacctcatcgcagggccaacacaaatagacagacaacattcacactcacattcacacactagggccaatttagtgttgccaatcaacctatccccaggtgcatgtctttggaggtgggaggaagccggagtacccggagggaacccacgcattcacggggagaacatgcaaactccacacagaaagctcccaagactgcaggaacttcgtattgtgcggcagacgcactaacccctctgccaccgtgaagcaggggcagtccatgaaaaagacggcgcttagatggcagcatatgttgttccaaaacctgtatgtacctttcagcattaatggtgccttcacagatgtggaagttacccatgccttgggcaataatgcacccccataccatcacagatgctggctattgaactttgcgtggataccagtctggatggttcgcctcccctttggtccggatgacgcgatgttgaatatttctaaaaaccaaatttgaaatgtggactcgtcagaccacagaacacttttccactttgcatcagtccatcttagatgatctcgggcccagtgaagccggaggtgtttctgaatgttgttgataaatggcttttgctttgcatattagagctttaacttgcacttacagatgtagcgacaaactgtatttaacgACATTggtgttctgaagtgttcctgagcccctgtggtgatatcctttagagaatgatgtcgttttttgattcAGTGTCGTCTGtgggatcgaatgtcacggtcattcaatgttggtttccggccatgccgcttatgtggagcgatttctccagattctctgaaccttttgatgatattatggagcgtagatgttgaaatccctaaatttcttgcaattgcactttgagaaacgttgttcttaaactgtttgactatttgctcacgcagttgtggacaaaggggtgtacctcgccccatccttacttgtgaaagactgagcatttttttgggaaggtgtttttatacccaatcatggcacccatctgttcccaattagcctgcacacctgtgtgatgttccaaataagtgtttgatgagcattcctcaactttatcagtatttattgccacctttcccaacttctttgtcatatgttgcaggcatcaaattctatagttaatgattatttgcaaaaaaaacttgtttatgagtttgaacatcaaatatgttgtctttgtagcatattcaactgaatatgggttgaaaaggatttgcaaatcattgtattccgtttataattacatctaacataatttcccaactcatatggaaacggggtttgtactactaacatcactaggagcccattgaccttctagaaacttaaactgcagcttagCCCgatcgcagttctggcttgaggtgaaggctaattagcttttagcgtaacattagctcatttcgctgtgtgtgtgttttacggaccgaaaagctttgaatggcagggtccctgctatcacatgttgataaaaatataacatttacataaaaaaaaacaactacaggcttcccaaatgctgtaataaattaaccatgatgagttgacttgaaactgtttaatgttgcactttttatatgtagaagacaagttttgtcattttgtttaatctgagcaacaatttgaggcagtttaatgttgtttaacgtgggcagaattattatggtgttcccaatgttaaaatgataaagccaatgtatacaaatttggtaaattaccataaaaaatgttttttgttgttttcttactgtactgaaaatgaaccgaaccgtgacctctaagccaaagtacgtaccgaaccaaaatttttgtgtaccgttacacccctattcaGTCATAAAATATGAACTTACGAGTCCCGATCGAGggcagatttatcagattttgaTCTTTCACTCGTCTGTCTCTAGCAAGGTACGCGGCTGACCATTGAGTCCGGTATTTTACAGAGTACCTTTGCTTGACCAATTGGGTCAGACTCTTGCTAGGTGATCGCAGTAATACTTCAAAGATCGTGTCAGGACAGAGACACTTACCGGTAACATACATGTCGCTCCCGAGGGCCGCTATACTGTAGCCTCCTCCCAGGTGGTCCGGGAACTCGGCCAGGTAGCGCCACTGGCCCGTCTGCGGGTTGAAACAATCGACGGTGACCAGCTCGTCGCAGTCCTGGTCACAGCCTCCCACCACCACCAGGATCTCGGCCAGTCCCGTGGAAGGCCGCGGGCGCATGCGGCGACACGGCCTGTCGTGGCGGTCGTACTCGCAGGACTGGAAGCTGCGAGCCTCGTTCACCATTCGCAGGCAGGGCGGCGACAGGTACACCAGCGGGTCGCTCTCCACGTTGGCCAACAGGAAGAACCTCCTGACGAAGGGCAGCCGCACCTGCTGGAGGAGCTCGGGCCAgtagtggagtctccgctggagGTCGGCCTTCACCCAGCGTACCGCGATCTGATAAACCGTCTCTTCTTTGTCTACGCACAGCTCGTCGTCCGACACGAACTCCAGCAGGCGCTTCCAAGGCAGGCGTTTAAAGTCCGTCCCTTTGGCCAGATCCATTAAGTTCTTCAGGACAAAGCGGCGAGCGCTGTCCGCCAGCTCTCGGCAAGCGTAGGCCTCTGCAAAGTCCTGGATTTCTAAGCAGTTGGAAACATCCAGACGTTGTTCCAGGAAAGCGCAGCAGGCCTCCTTGACCGACGGGAACTGAAACAGGTCGGCGGTTTTCAGCAGGAGGTCCACGTTGTCCTGCGTGACCGTGACCCGCCCCGTGTAGCAGAAGTCCACCAACAATCCCAAAAGCTCGGCCGAGACCTCGTGCAGAACCACCCGGTCCATGGCGCTCTCCCGCAGCGTCCCGGCGAACATGGCGCGGAAGTAGGTGCTGGCGGCCGCCAAGACCGTGCGGTGGCAGTGGAACTCCTGGCCCTCGGCGCACAGAGTCACGTCAAAAAACTTCCTCTCGGCGCGGAGCTCGTGGATCCCTCGCAGCAGGTTGAATGCGTGGGCCGTGTCGAAAAACGGCAGGGTGGACGGCTGCGTCTGCAGGACGGGCTTCTCCATCTCGACTGGAGTCTCAAGCGCTTGTGCTCGGGGACGGCGTTTTTTTACATCTAGACACAAAAGTCAACACGTTAATTGGAGTCCTCCCGACGCCTCCCCACCCCGGTTAGTCCAAATCAAGCGGAAACTAATCCAAACAGTTAATTTCCTGTAACCCAAGAACCGTCCAGAAGGCTGGCCAGCTTGAGTCCATGTGAGCAGCTCCCTTCCACGTTGGAGACAGAGAGCCGGCTTATGTGCTGAGACTATAAATACACCAGAAGTGTCCATTTGCAGTGAAagtaagaggggggggggggtcttgaGGACAACAGCTAGCTTGTTGTGAGCTGGCACTCTGGGAAGTGACTGTACAACCCTCCTCCGAGGAATGCGTCAGTGATAACGGGATAATTATCGCCGCCATAAGCAAGGCAGCCCACTAAAACACAACCCACTTCCTGGTTGCATGCGGTCATATGAATATTAACGAGAGTCAAAGTGACAGCTGCAATGACATTTAATACACCTGCATGCTGCACACTTTCTATTTATACTTGGTTCTGCTTTTTGTTTTGACTCACGGCGTCCATGTTGGTCTGATGCTAGACCTCAaatatgtagaccaggggtgcccagcacacacttgtaaagaacataatgcacGACATGGACAAAagtaagcccatccatccatccatcttctttcgcttatccaaggtcgggttgcgggggcagcagcctaagcagggaagcccagactttcttcccgggggatcccgaggcgttcccaggccggccgggagacatagtcttcccaacatgtcctgggtcttccccgtggcctcctaccgtttggacgtgccctaaacacctccgggtggcatcctgaccagatgcccaaaccacctcatctggctcctctcaatatggaggagcagcggctttactttgagttcctcccggatgacagagcttctcaccctatctctaagggagagacccgccacccggcggaggaaactagatttggccgcttgtacccgtgatcttgtcctttcgatcataacccaaagctcatgaccataggtgaggatgggaacgtagattgaacggtaaattgagagctttgccttccggctcagctccttctttaccacaacggatcgatacagcgttcgcattactgaagaggccgcctgttgatctcacgatccattcttcccccactcgtgaacaagactccgaggtacttgaactcc
The DNA window shown above is from Nerophis ophidion isolate RoL-2023_Sa linkage group LG06, RoL_Noph_v1.0, whole genome shotgun sequence and carries:
- the klhl21 gene encoding kelch-like protein 21, with the translated sequence MEKPVLQTQPSTLPFFDTAHAFNLLRGIHELRAERKFFDVTLCAEGQEFHCHRTVLAAASTYFRAMFAGTLRESAMDRVVLHEVSAELLGLLVDFCYTGRVTVTQDNVDLLLKTADLFQFPSVKEACCAFLEQRLDVSNCLEIQDFAEAYACRELADSARRFVLKNLMDLAKGTDFKRLPWKRLLEFVSDDELCVDKEETVYQIAVRWVKADLQRRLHYWPELLQQVRLPFVRRFFLLANVESDPLVYLSPPCLRMVNEARSFQSCEYDRHDRPCRRMRPRPSTGLAEILVVVGGCDQDCDELVTVDCFNPQTGQWRYLAEFPDHLGGGYSIAALGSDMYVTGGSDGPRLYDGVWRYKSSVNEWTEVSPMLKAREYHSSCVLKGQLHVVGSDSTERYDHTLDCWEALPPMLHAMDNCSTATCGGRLYAIGCLAGEDTMAVQSYDPDAKRWSIVNCGQLPPWSFTPKTVTLNGLIFFVRDDSADVDVYNPQKNEWDKISPMNQVHVGGSVAPLGGKLFVSGGYDNTFELSDVVEAYDPATGAWSVAGRLPQPTFWHGSVSIFRQFMPLVSSAFEPADVPDANAIRLHRHQRQQALHNLNNNLNQNQEVNAAAL